CACGAGGGGGAACCTCGGGAGCCGGCCCTTTGCTGTCGATTCGAGCGGCGGAGACGTCGTGGGGCGGTCCGCCGTCAGCCGGTGTAGTAGCCGGTGATGTCGGCGACCAGGTCGATGTCGCCGTAGCGGTTGTAGAAGGACACCTTGCCGTTGTTCACCGGGACCACGACCAGGTTGGGGATGACCTGGCCGGGGGTGAAGTTGAGGTTGGACGCGACGGGGCGTGTGGTGTCCGCCGGGTAGACGGTGACGAAGCCGCCGGCCGTGGGGTTCACGGCGGTGACGTTGAGGACGACCGCGGTGACCCCGGTGAGCGGGAGCCCCGCGCGGCCGGCGACGCCGAGGTCCAGGGAGCTGTCGCCGTGCAGGCGGGCCGCCTTGCCGCTCGCGGTGCCGGTGCCCGTCCGGGTGTCGAGCAGTCGTGCCGGGCCGGTGCTGATGAACTTCGCGCCGGCATCGGGGAGTAGTAGCCGGTCATGTCGGCGACCAGGTCGACGCTGCCGAACTTGTTGTACAGGTCCACCTTGCCCTCGGATATCGGGACTATGACCTGGTTCGGGATGGTCTGCTTCGCGGTGAAGTTCAGGTTGGAGACCACCGGGAGCGCGCTGCCGTGCGGGAACACGGTGACGAAGCCGCCGGACGACGGGTTCACGGCGGTGACGTTGAGAACCACGCCGGTGGCGTTCGCGGGCACGCCGTCGAGCGCCAGCGTGATCGTGCTGTCCGGACCGACCGGGGCCTTCGTGGCGCCGGTGCCGTACCGGGTGTCGAGCAGGCGGGTCGGCGCGACCGTGGCCAGGCGGCCGGGACCGTCCGGCGCGTAGTAGCCGGTGACGTCGGCCAGCAGGTCGACGTTGCCGAACTTGTTGTACAGGTCCACCTTGCCGTTGACGACCGGGACGACGACCAGGTTGGGGATGACCTGTCCGGCCGCGAAGTTCAGGTTCGACGCGACCGGCCGCGGCTGGCCGTCCGGGTACACGGTGACGAAGCCGCCGGAGGTCGGGTTCACGGCGGTGACGTTGAGGATCACCGCGGTGGCCCCGTCGGGCACCCCGGTGCTGCCGCCGGTGATCGGGAGCGTGACGGTGCCGCCAGCACCGACCCGGGCCTTCGGCGCGCCGGTGCCGTACCGGGTGTCCAACAGCCGCTGCGGTGTCACCGGGCTGTAGCCGCTCGGTACGGGCGTCGTCGCGGTGACCACGTCGACGTCGGTGGACTTGAGGAAGGCCAGCCGGTGGTTGTAGCGGATCGGGTAGTAGGTGTCGCTGCCCACCACCAGCGTGCGGTCGTCGGGCGCATCGCCGTCGATGTTCTGCGCGTAGTAGAAGTCGCCCGCGAGCGGCTGGTCGGCGCCGGGGAGGTACCCCTGACCGGCGGGGATCGTCGCGGTGTACGGCATCGGCGCCAGGTTGGTGGTGTCGATCGCCGGGTGCTGGGCGTAGGCGTCGAGCTCCGGGTACGACCGGCCGTAGACGGGGATCGAGGACAGCCCGGCGCGCGGCACGAGCACGCTCTGGCCGGCCCGGTTGTCGGCAGCGCCGCTCTGCCCGTTCGGGTTGTAGAACCAGCCCTTCACACCGTCGTACCAGATGGCCGTCCAGTCGCCCTGCTGGCCGGCGACCACGTAGCTGGTGCCCGCGACGGCCTTGGCCTTCCAGTTCGCCGCCTGGGTGGTGCCGCCACTGATCAGCGCGGCGCTCGCATTGGGCGCGGTCCGCAGGTAGACGAAGTTCTCCGGGCGGGCGGCGGTGCCGTCCACCGGGGGCGTGTTGGTCGAGTCGAAGGCGGGCGCGATGGTGACCTTGCCGCCGACCAGGATCGGACCACCGGTGCTGGCCCGGACGGGGGCGCCGATCAGGTCCATGTAGTGGTTCCAGTCCCAGAACGTGCCCGGGTCCCAGTGCATGGTCGAGATGTCGCTCTGGCGCGGCCCCGGCACGTCGTCGTGGCCGATGATGTGCTGCCGGTCGAGCGGGACGCCGAAGCGGTCCGCCAGGTAGCGGGTCAGTGCCGCGGAGGACTGGTACAGCTGCTCCGAGTACCAGGTCGACTGGGTCGTCGGGAAGGCGTAGCCCTCGTGCTCGATGCCGATGCTGTGCATGTTGACGGTCTTGTTGCCGGCGTGCCAGGCCATGTTCTTGGTGTTGATCATCTGGGTCACGTGGCCGTCGGAGGACCGGATGATGTAGTGCGCGCTGGCCTGGGTGGCCGGCTTCTGGAAGGTGGCGATCGAGCCGTCGAAGCCGCCCTCGGTGTCGTGGATGACGATGTACCGGATGGTGTCGCCGTCGCTCGGCCGGTCGGCGATCGTGTAGTTGCCGTACGAGGTCGGGTCGGACGCCGAGGTCAGCGCGTACGCAGCCGGCTTGAAGTCGCAGCCGAGGCCGGTCGGGCACTCGATCGGGTGGGGCTCGTCCGCGGCGGCGAGGCCGACGGCCGCCGGTGCGGTGGTGAACCCGGCCTGGACGGCCGTGGTGGTGCCGGTGGT
The Kitasatospora paranensis genome window above contains:
- a CDS encoding peptidoglycan recognition family protein, whose amino-acid sequence is MTASHRAGNGSTGAAHRRSHRLRIPLAITAAVVASATGFALFAGADTTPASAAAGSDALQRQFAAAAGEFHVPESVLLALSYQQTRWESHHGEPSTTGNYNVMGLTQVDPAAVAKAIAAGPGPEVDGRGDDAPVRAKAAPVQVEDSPALHTLDKAAKLIKKPADQLRTDSEQSIRGAAALLVKYQKEAGKPLSGDPASWYAAVSRFSESPADQGGNDFADRVLGTVRVGASRMTADGQLVTLAAAPAVTAGDSAALRLSSADGQTPVPVAAPVKAVKRPTGAGKTGRTGRTGRTGTTGTAGKGGTTGTTPHGTAGTSSHAATGTTGTTTAVQAGFTTAPAAVGLAAADEPHPIECPTGLGCDFKPAAYALTSASDPTSYGNYTIADRPSDGDTIRYIVIHDTEGGFDGSIATFQKPATQASAHYIIRSSDGHVTQMINTKNMAWHAGNKTVNMHSIGIEHEGYAFPTTQSTWYSEQLYQSSAALTRYLADRFGVPLDRQHIIGHDDVPGPRQSDISTMHWDPGTFWDWNHYMDLIGAPVRASTGGPILVGGKVTIAPAFDSTNTPPVDGTAARPENFVYLRTAPNASAALISGGTTQAANWKAKAVAGTSYVVAGQQGDWTAIWYDGVKGWFYNPNGQSGAADNRAGQSVLVPRAGLSSIPVYGRSYPELDAYAQHPAIDTTNLAPMPYTATIPAGQGYLPGADQPLAGDFYYAQNIDGDAPDDRTLVVGSDTYYPIRYNHRLAFLKSTDVDVVTATTPVPSGYSPVTPQRLLDTRYGTGAPKARVGAGGTVTLPITGGSTGVPDGATAVILNVTAVNPTSGGFVTVYPDGQPRPVASNLNFAAGQVIPNLVVVPVVNGKVDLYNKFGNVDLLADVTGYYAPDGPGRLATVAPTRLLDTRYGTGATKAPVGPDSTITLALDGVPANATGVVLNVTAVNPSSGGFVTVFPHGSALPVVSNLNFTAKQTIPNQVIVPISEGKVDLYNKFGSVDLVADMTGYYSPMPARSSSAPARHDCSTPGRAPAPRAARRPACTATAPWTSASPAARGSRSPGSPRSSSTSPP
- a CDS encoding N-acetylmuramoyl-L-alanine amidase gives rise to the protein MNPTAGGFVTVYPADTTRPVASNLNFTPGQVIPNLVVVPVNNGKVSFYNRYGDIDLVADITGYYTG